Proteins encoded in a region of the Chitinivibrio alkaliphilus ACht1 genome:
- a CDS encoding elongation factor 1-alpha C-terminal domain-related protein, producing MLPTATSPLRHEKFIIADTPGHEQYTRNMATGASTAKLAVVLIDARKGVITQTKRHSFIVSLLGIQQVVVAINKMDLVDYSEEVFARIRKDFEEFSREMDFEDIYFIPLSALKGDNVVNPSSNTPWYTDEPLLPRLEKVPVHKGENFTDFRYPVQYVNRPTLDFRGFSGTVASGAIHRGDKIQVLPSRRETTVQEIVTADGSLDSAFAGQAVTLVLSDEVDISSGDMLVHPHNPPQVRSLFEAVTVWMSESPLHPGTPVLLRHCGRTIKARVDSLVYAVNVNTLEKEEANSLPLNGIGRIRLSTTQPIYIDPFSKNPQTGAFIIIDPLHHGTVAAGMVLEGKSFDDTGDESLEAHVQRREFFWETGLVTQKKRHARYGHRGKTVLCIGTDRGLKRDIARALEKYLFSAGFAPYYLGMSNIKGGLDSDVQDASFNRDEHIRRLGELSRILTDAGLIFITPLDLVHAYDLKQMRHLAAPHEFFVISCGDTPLPRKEINLILPEDISVDKAVIRIYEQLKEEDILPEYTI from the coding sequence ATGTTGCCTACCGCTACTTCTCCACTCCGGCACGAAAAATTTATTATTGCCGACACGCCGGGACATGAACAGTACACCCGTAATATGGCAACGGGGGCATCCACGGCAAAACTTGCCGTTGTTTTGATTGATGCCCGAAAGGGAGTAATCACTCAGACAAAACGCCACAGCTTTATCGTATCTCTTTTGGGTATACAACAGGTGGTGGTGGCGATAAACAAAATGGATCTTGTGGACTATTCCGAAGAGGTCTTTGCACGTATTCGCAAAGATTTTGAGGAGTTTTCTCGGGAGATGGATTTTGAAGACATCTATTTTATACCCCTTTCCGCCCTCAAGGGCGACAATGTGGTTAACCCGTCTTCCAATACCCCCTGGTATACGGATGAACCTCTCTTGCCACGTCTGGAAAAAGTCCCCGTTCATAAGGGGGAAAATTTTACGGATTTCCGCTACCCCGTGCAGTATGTAAACCGACCAACCCTTGATTTTCGCGGTTTTTCAGGAACTGTTGCCTCAGGCGCGATACACCGGGGAGACAAAATACAGGTCCTTCCCTCGCGCCGGGAAACCACGGTACAGGAAATTGTTACTGCCGACGGCTCATTGGATTCAGCCTTTGCCGGTCAGGCCGTAACCCTTGTCCTCTCAGATGAGGTTGATATCAGCAGCGGTGATATGCTGGTACATCCCCACAATCCCCCACAGGTACGTTCTCTTTTTGAAGCGGTCACCGTCTGGATGAGTGAATCCCCCCTTCACCCGGGAACCCCCGTTTTGCTTCGCCATTGCGGACGTACCATAAAAGCGCGGGTGGACTCCCTTGTCTATGCCGTGAATGTAAACACTCTGGAGAAAGAAGAGGCCAACTCCCTCCCCCTCAACGGAATCGGTCGCATCCGCCTCAGTACCACCCAGCCGATATATATTGACCCCTTCAGCAAAAACCCTCAAACCGGCGCATTTATAATTATCGATCCCCTCCATCATGGTACTGTCGCAGCCGGTATGGTGTTGGAGGGAAAGAGCTTTGACGACACCGGTGACGAAAGTCTGGAGGCACATGTTCAGCGTCGTGAATTCTTCTGGGAAACGGGGCTGGTAACACAAAAAAAACGCCATGCGCGGTATGGCCATCGGGGAAAAACGGTCCTGTGTATTGGTACAGACAGGGGGCTAAAGCGGGACATAGCCCGGGCCCTTGAAAAATACCTTTTTTCCGCCGGCTTTGCTCCCTACTATCTCGGCATGTCAAATATAAAGGGCGGCCTTGATTCTGATGTGCAGGATGCATCCTTTAACAGGGATGAACATATCCGTCGTTTGGGGGAGCTATCCCGGATCCTCACCGATGCAGGTCTTATTTTTATCACTCCCTTGGATCTGGTTCATGCCTACGACCTGAAACAGATGCGCCACCTTGCAGCACCTCATGAGTTTTTCGTCATTTCCTGCGGCGACACGCCCCTCCCCCGTAAAGAAATCAACCTGATCCTCCCTGAGGATATCTCCGTAGACAAGGCTGTCATAAGGATATATGAACAGCTGAAGGAAGAAGATATATTACCGGAATACACTATTTAG
- a CDS encoding GTP-binding protein gives MNLITVSGPPSSGKTAVIIKTIEQMGKKKNAVGVVKFDCLSTDDEALYKSRGIPVGKGLSGSLCPDHYFVSNIEESVQWGITHGFETIITESAGLCNRCSPYIKNISAVCVIDNLSGINTPNKIGPMLKSADIVVITKGDIVSQAEREVFAARVSRVNPTAFILHVNGLTGQGAYELGHLLQEKERNISTVKEEELRYPMPSALCSYCLGEKKIGDQYQLGNVRKITLGDPYETS, from the coding sequence ATGAATCTCATTACCGTATCAGGACCGCCATCATCGGGTAAGACAGCTGTTATTATTAAAACGATTGAACAAATGGGAAAAAAGAAAAATGCCGTGGGCGTTGTCAAATTTGACTGTCTCAGCACTGACGACGAGGCCCTGTACAAATCACGGGGGATTCCTGTGGGAAAAGGACTTTCTGGCTCTCTCTGCCCCGACCACTACTTTGTCAGCAATATTGAAGAATCGGTTCAGTGGGGAATCACACACGGCTTTGAGACCATAATAACAGAGTCAGCCGGACTGTGTAATCGCTGCTCTCCCTATATAAAAAACATATCTGCAGTATGTGTTATCGATAATCTCAGCGGCATTAATACACCCAATAAAATAGGTCCCATGCTGAAAAGTGCAGACATTGTGGTTATCACGAAAGGAGATATCGTGTCGCAAGCAGAGCGAGAAGTATTTGCTGCTCGAGTCAGTCGTGTCAACCCTACGGCATTCATTCTTCACGTAAATGGCCTCACGGGGCAGGGTGCCTACGAGCTGGGACATCTTTTACAGGAAAAGGAACGTAATATCTCTACGGTAAAAGAAGAGGAGCTTCGTTACCCTATGCCCTCAGCCCTGTGCTCATACTGTCTCGGTGAAAAAAAGATTGGAGATCAATATCAACTTGGCAATGTTCGTAAAATAACCCTTGGAGACCCCTATGAAACCTCATAA
- a CDS encoding precorrin-2 dehydrogenase/sirohydrochlorin ferrochelatase family protein has product MAYLPVGLNLKNRRVVIIGGGSVALQKARTLCAYEASVELFAREVCGEIRQLPLIWHEQREYHPDLLQGAHIVYAATNDRSKNQQIGHDAQQRRILVNVVDDPSHCDFVSPALYREGEMSVGVTSNATNPRASIALRNRIRDFLAGGRND; this is encoded by the coding sequence ATGGCATATCTTCCGGTGGGACTCAATCTCAAAAACAGGCGGGTTGTTATTATCGGCGGCGGATCCGTGGCATTGCAAAAGGCACGCACCCTCTGTGCCTATGAGGCCTCTGTGGAGCTCTTTGCCCGGGAGGTATGCGGGGAAATTCGCCAGCTTCCCCTTATCTGGCATGAGCAGCGGGAATATCACCCTGATCTTCTTCAGGGAGCCCATATTGTCTATGCAGCCACAAACGATCGCAGCAAAAACCAGCAAATCGGCCATGATGCACAGCAACGACGGATTTTGGTAAATGTGGTGGACGACCCTTCCCACTGTGACTTTGTCTCTCCTGCCCTGTACCGCGAGGGGGAAATGAGTGTGGGGGTCACTTCAAACGCAACAAATCCGCGGGCATCCATTGCCCTGCGAAATCGCATCAGGGATTTTCTCGCAGGGGGAAGGAATGATTGA
- a CDS encoding Crp/Fnr family transcriptional regulator: MAETSILQFSPLFKGVTEEEILLLLQRFPYRMHDYKKEQLVLLADTPLKYLHIVVSGSVRGVIPHFSGDSVYVEDITAPNILAPAFLFTQEALVPVDVIANTDVRLLKMKKTTFLTLLQEDSRILTNFLSLISHKALFLRKKMEFLSLTTIRQKLSYYLLKKYEKEGEVIHISESLEKLSRMFGIARPSLSRELKYLNDSGIIAREKKRVCILNSRALRAFLDA, from the coding sequence ATGGCAGAGACGTCTATTTTACAATTTTCTCCCCTATTTAAGGGGGTAACAGAGGAGGAGATACTTCTCTTGCTACAGCGGTTTCCCTACCGCATGCATGACTATAAGAAAGAGCAACTGGTGTTGTTAGCAGATACTCCATTGAAATATCTCCATATTGTTGTATCGGGAAGCGTGCGTGGGGTGATCCCCCATTTTTCTGGTGATTCAGTATATGTTGAAGATATTACTGCTCCCAATATCTTGGCTCCGGCATTTCTTTTTACACAGGAGGCCTTGGTTCCCGTTGATGTAATTGCAAATACAGATGTCCGGCTTTTAAAAATGAAAAAGACGACCTTTCTTACCCTTCTTCAGGAAGACAGCCGTATCCTTACTAATTTTCTTTCACTGATCTCCCACAAGGCATTGTTTTTGCGCAAAAAAATGGAGTTTCTCTCCCTCACAACAATTCGACAGAAACTCTCGTACTACCTTTTGAAAAAGTATGAAAAAGAAGGGGAGGTGATTCATATCTCTGAATCGTTGGAAAAACTGTCGCGTATGTTTGGTATTGCTCGTCCTTCCTTGAGCAGAGAGTTGAAGTATCTGAATGATTCAGGAATAATAGCCCGAGAAAAGAAACGGGTCTGCATTCTAAATTCTCGGGCTTTACGTGCATTTCTTGATGCGTAG
- a CDS encoding ABC transporter substrate-binding protein: MYTPRSASTSDASRNKKALISVGLKALVQEEKLAQFGSQISLRAILKTKGIDEEAFLATLQTETLRSSSDKDADIEFVGILPCPVKIPLMETYDTFAQKFMKTTGLTLHSELKPASMGTSWIAENISQRSSATELPHLFISAGFDLFFDTNKIGRFRTEGVFSDRLKRTRKNPAFAQYDMEDPEGNYTILSGVPAVFLVNCEELAGRDIPRSWKDILAPEFAGSISLPVGDFDLFNAILLSLTKAYGPDAIRQLGRAMQQDMHPSEMVKSAQRKMAKPAVTIMPYFFTKTVQNLSTVTVVWPEDGAVLSPIFMLSRRDMPPEADQIVEFFGSKEVGEILAHKGLFPSLHADVENKLPEKAPFLWVGWDFLRTKNMGEEISRAEELFYHEYSKRSSQ, encoded by the coding sequence TTGTACACACCCCGTAGCGCATCTACTTCAGATGCATCCAGAAATAAAAAAGCCCTTATTTCCGTAGGGCTAAAAGCCCTCGTGCAGGAGGAAAAACTGGCTCAGTTCGGTTCACAAATATCCTTGAGAGCTATTCTAAAAACAAAGGGAATCGACGAAGAAGCATTTCTAGCAACTCTTCAAACTGAAACTCTCCGCTCGTCCTCTGATAAAGACGCAGATATTGAATTTGTGGGAATACTCCCCTGTCCAGTAAAAATCCCTCTTATGGAAACCTATGATACCTTTGCTCAAAAATTCATGAAAACCACGGGGCTCACTCTGCATTCTGAGTTAAAACCAGCAAGTATGGGAACATCCTGGATTGCTGAGAATATATCCCAAAGATCCAGCGCCACAGAGCTCCCACATCTTTTCATTTCCGCTGGTTTTGACCTGTTTTTTGATACGAATAAGATTGGACGGTTTCGCACGGAAGGGGTCTTTTCTGACCGTCTCAAACGAACACGTAAAAATCCCGCCTTTGCGCAATATGACATGGAAGACCCAGAAGGAAATTACACCATTCTTTCCGGTGTTCCCGCTGTATTTCTGGTAAACTGTGAAGAGCTTGCCGGTCGAGATATTCCGCGATCATGGAAGGACATACTTGCTCCGGAGTTTGCCGGTTCTATCTCTCTCCCCGTGGGCGATTTCGATCTATTCAATGCCATACTTCTCTCCCTCACAAAAGCCTATGGCCCCGACGCTATAAGACAACTGGGACGGGCAATGCAACAGGATATGCACCCATCAGAAATGGTAAAATCGGCACAACGAAAAATGGCAAAACCTGCCGTTACAATTATGCCCTACTTCTTTACCAAGACGGTCCAAAATCTCTCAACTGTAACTGTTGTATGGCCAGAAGATGGTGCTGTTTTAAGCCCTATATTCATGTTGTCTCGCAGGGATATGCCGCCAGAGGCTGACCAGATAGTAGAGTTTTTTGGATCAAAAGAAGTAGGAGAGATACTTGCACATAAGGGCCTTTTTCCGTCTCTACATGCAGATGTTGAGAATAAGCTACCGGAAAAAGCCCCCTTTCTCTGGGTTGGTTGGGATTTCCTGCGTACTAAAAACATGGGAGAAGAAATCTCCCGGGCTGAGGAACTTTTTTATCACGAGTATTCAAAAAGGAGCTCTCAATGA
- the cysD gene encoding sulfate adenylyltransferase subunit CysD, protein MTDYSLSQLKQLEAESIHIIRDAVSQFENPVMLYSIGKDSGVMVRLAQKAFYPGKIPFKLLHINTTWKFREMISFRDRFCEENGLECLEHINRDGIEMGATPFTLGSRKYTDIMKTQALLQALNKGRYDCAFGGARRDEERSRAKERIYSFRDTHHQWDPKNQRPELWNIYNGKLNIGESVRVFPLSNWTELDIWQYIRLEKIPIVPLYFAKERPVVERDGTLIMVDDERFPLRKGEEVHMKKVRFRTLGCYPLTGAVESEADTVEKIVAEMMETRDSERSTRVIDHDGDSSMEQKKREGYF, encoded by the coding sequence ATGACCGATTATTCCCTCAGCCAGCTGAAACAACTGGAAGCAGAAAGCATCCATATTATTCGTGACGCCGTCAGCCAGTTTGAAAACCCTGTCATGCTCTACTCCATTGGGAAGGACTCAGGGGTTATGGTCCGCCTGGCGCAAAAAGCCTTTTATCCGGGAAAAATCCCCTTTAAACTGCTCCATATAAATACCACCTGGAAGTTTCGGGAGATGATCAGCTTCCGTGATCGCTTTTGCGAAGAAAACGGTCTGGAATGCTTGGAACACATCAACCGCGACGGCATTGAAATGGGAGCAACCCCCTTTACACTGGGAAGCAGAAAATATACCGACATTATGAAAACCCAGGCCCTGCTTCAGGCACTGAATAAGGGGCGCTACGACTGTGCATTTGGGGGCGCGCGCCGCGACGAAGAACGGTCCCGGGCAAAGGAACGTATCTACTCCTTTCGCGATACCCACCACCAGTGGGATCCCAAAAATCAGCGTCCCGAACTGTGGAATATCTATAACGGCAAACTCAACATAGGGGAAAGCGTCCGTGTTTTTCCCCTGTCAAACTGGACAGAGCTTGATATCTGGCAGTATATCCGCCTTGAAAAAATCCCGATTGTCCCCCTCTATTTTGCAAAGGAGCGCCCCGTAGTGGAACGTGACGGCACCCTCATTATGGTGGATGATGAGAGATTTCCCCTCAGGAAAGGGGAGGAGGTCCACATGAAGAAAGTCCGTTTCAGAACCCTGGGGTGCTATCCCCTGACAGGGGCGGTGGAGTCTGAGGCAGATACGGTGGAAAAAATCGTTGCAGAAATGATGGAAACCCGTGATTCCGAACGATCCACACGGGTTATCGACCATGATGGAGACAGTTCCATGGAGCAGAAAAAACGGGAAGGATACTTCTAA
- a CDS encoding ATP-binding cassette domain-containing protein, whose amino-acid sequence MKPHNALRTYPLSDLLQHYPFMEEYFAALFPQVPNTTQTLADYLAHQDPDFFEDMGTNKETLMTDAETYLEQMAAFLDTDSFSLDTLTLLPGRDKGGHPESFDEITISKGEIISIVGPTGSGKSRLLADIEWLAQGDTPTGRSLLINGQPPKMEWRYSHTHKMVAQLSQNMNFVMDLSVEEFITLHAESRLITEKEKVVTSIIAEANNLAGEEFDKTTPITSLSGGQSRALMIADTAILSSSPIVLIDEIENAGIDREKALSLLLSKEKIVLMATHDPLLALMGDVRLVIRNGGIAQRMYTDAAEQQVLQEIQAVDTAIQRMRTLLRQGERLTKCII is encoded by the coding sequence ATGAAACCTCATAATGCCCTTCGTACATACCCCCTAAGTGATCTTTTGCAGCACTACCCCTTCATGGAGGAGTATTTTGCCGCACTGTTTCCTCAAGTTCCCAACACGACCCAAACACTTGCAGACTATCTTGCACACCAAGATCCCGATTTTTTTGAAGATATGGGAACAAATAAAGAAACGCTTATGACCGATGCAGAAACCTATCTGGAACAGATGGCGGCCTTTCTTGATACCGACAGCTTTTCCCTGGATACCCTAACGCTTCTTCCGGGACGAGATAAAGGCGGCCACCCCGAATCCTTTGATGAAATTACTATTTCAAAGGGAGAAATAATTTCTATTGTGGGCCCCACAGGATCTGGCAAAAGCCGTCTTCTCGCAGATATTGAGTGGCTCGCCCAGGGTGATACCCCCACGGGACGGTCACTCTTAATAAATGGGCAACCGCCAAAAATGGAGTGGCGCTACTCTCACACGCATAAGATGGTGGCCCAACTCTCTCAAAATATGAACTTTGTTATGGATCTCTCTGTGGAAGAATTTATAACCCTTCACGCAGAAAGCCGCCTCATAACAGAAAAGGAAAAGGTAGTCACGTCTATTATCGCAGAAGCAAATAATTTGGCAGGAGAGGAATTTGACAAAACCACCCCAATTACAAGTCTTTCTGGGGGACAGTCTCGTGCCTTGATGATTGCAGACACCGCCATATTGAGCAGCTCTCCCATTGTCTTAATTGATGAAATTGAGAATGCCGGTATAGATCGTGAGAAAGCGCTATCCCTGCTTCTCTCAAAAGAAAAGATTGTGCTCATGGCTACACACGATCCCCTTCTTGCACTTATGGGAGATGTGCGTCTCGTCATACGAAACGGAGGCATTGCCCAACGCATGTACACCGATGCTGCCGAACAACAGGTGTTGCAAGAAATACAAGCCGTAGATACTGCCATACAGCGAATGCGAACACTGCTGCGACAGGGAGAACGCTTAACAAAATGTATTATTTAA
- a CDS encoding glutamyl-tRNA reductase (GluTR): MIEKIGGDQLLTLEEREDLLHQIQPLCTGPHVLLHTCNRVELYRGTGRAPREVALHLFRVTAGLESSLIGENHIQGQVKRAYMSAVREGYISPGLHHLFQAALRTGKRVRRETNLSRGAISHAHGALKVMEETGFLRPENRFLVVGTTDITRQILAHLFRRECFFLTLCNRTKEHALPLCGTYNASWVPLKNLATILPAQTVIVSATGAPHYLLTPEDFPRDRVHRLIIDLAVPRDIPPEIGTGHSYTLYNTEDVEEKISHSLGQRQKEIFPAMKIIDEEYAAFERSCFTRQLFYGGHYHEATNRKS; encoded by the coding sequence ATGATTGAGAAGATCGGCGGTGACCAGCTTCTGACACTGGAAGAGCGGGAAGACCTCCTGCACCAGATACAGCCGCTGTGCACGGGGCCGCATGTTCTTCTCCATACCTGCAACCGCGTGGAGCTCTATCGGGGAACCGGACGAGCCCCCAGAGAAGTGGCGCTCCACCTGTTCAGGGTAACTGCCGGTCTGGAATCCTCCCTTATCGGGGAGAATCACATCCAGGGGCAGGTAAAACGTGCCTACATGAGCGCTGTCCGGGAGGGATATATTTCACCGGGACTCCATCATTTGTTTCAGGCAGCCCTGCGGACGGGAAAGCGCGTACGCCGGGAAACCAACCTCTCCCGGGGTGCCATCTCCCATGCCCACGGAGCACTGAAAGTAATGGAGGAAACGGGATTCCTCAGGCCGGAAAATCGGTTTCTCGTAGTGGGTACAACGGATATAACCCGGCAGATTCTGGCCCATCTGTTTCGCCGTGAGTGTTTTTTCCTCACCCTCTGCAACCGGACAAAGGAACATGCCCTCCCCCTTTGCGGCACCTATAATGCATCGTGGGTTCCCCTCAAAAATCTTGCAACCATACTTCCCGCACAGACTGTTATTGTCTCGGCAACAGGGGCACCGCACTACCTCCTTACCCCGGAAGATTTCCCCCGGGACAGGGTGCACCGCCTGATTATTGATCTTGCCGTTCCCCGGGATATTCCCCCGGAAATTGGAACCGGCCACAGCTACACCCTCTACAACACAGAGGATGTGGAGGAAAAGATTTCCCACTCCCTTGGACAACGGCAAAAAGAGATTTTCCCTGCCATGAAAATTATTGATGAGGAATACGCCGCCTTCGAACGCTCCTGTTTTACCCGTCAACTCTTCTACGGAGGCCACTATCATGAAGCTACGAATCGGAAGTCGTAA
- a CDS encoding phosphoadenylyl-sulfate reductase has translation MSTPTTYEADTKKLTTEELLTWALQTFSPKRLVLASSFSIEDQLLTWMFLSQEKNARIFTLDTGRLFQETYDVMDYTLQKYNYSCEVGFPDAAELAPVIAREGPNFFRTSVEARKECCRIRKTEPLKKILYTADCWITGLRREQAPTRTSMKRVEWDNNWNIWKINPLLEWSEQEVWEIIHRENIPFNPLQKKGFRSLGCACCTRAIGPDEDIRAGRWWWEDPEHKECGLHKQ, from the coding sequence ATGAGTACACCCACAACCTATGAAGCAGACACAAAAAAACTCACAACAGAGGAGCTCCTTACCTGGGCACTACAAACATTTTCGCCGAAACGGCTTGTCCTGGCCAGCAGTTTTTCCATTGAAGACCAGCTTCTCACCTGGATGTTTCTCTCACAGGAGAAAAATGCCCGGATTTTCACCCTGGATACGGGACGCCTTTTTCAGGAGACCTACGATGTCATGGATTATACCCTGCAAAAATATAATTACTCCTGTGAAGTGGGATTTCCCGATGCAGCAGAGCTTGCACCGGTTATTGCCAGGGAGGGGCCCAATTTTTTCAGAACCTCCGTGGAAGCCCGTAAGGAGTGCTGCCGCATACGGAAAACAGAACCCCTGAAGAAAATTCTTTACACGGCAGACTGCTGGATTACCGGCCTAAGACGCGAGCAAGCCCCCACGAGGACATCTATGAAACGCGTCGAATGGGACAATAACTGGAATATATGGAAAATCAATCCCCTTTTGGAATGGAGCGAACAAGAGGTGTGGGAAATTATCCACCGTGAGAATATACCCTTTAATCCCCTGCAGAAAAAGGGGTTTCGCAGTCTTGGGTGTGCCTGCTGTACCCGCGCCATAGGCCCCGACGAAGATATCCGTGCCGGACGGTGGTGGTGGGAAGATCCTGAGCACAAAGAGTGCGGATTGCATAAACAATAG
- the trxA gene encoding thioredoxin gives MAKEISDATFTAEVLESDLPVLVDFWAPWCGPCRMVGPIIDSLSEKTEGAAKVVKLNVDENPQKAGEYNITSIPSVLVFKNGKKVEQFVGVKSEQTYRDALQV, from the coding sequence ATGGCAAAAGAGATAAGTGATGCAACATTTACGGCAGAAGTTTTAGAATCTGATCTTCCCGTGTTAGTTGACTTTTGGGCACCGTGGTGCGGCCCCTGTCGAATGGTTGGCCCAATCATTGACAGCCTTTCAGAAAAGACGGAGGGAGCTGCCAAGGTAGTAAAACTGAATGTTGATGAAAACCCGCAAAAAGCAGGAGAGTATAATATCACCTCAATACCATCGGTACTTGTGTTCAAAAATGGTAAGAAGGTAGAACAATTTGTTGGTGTCAAAAGTGAGCAAACCTATCGGGATGCCTTACAGGTGTAA
- a CDS encoding GTP-binding protein, which translates to MNIDTFLDTHEHKDLLRFITCGSVDDGKSTLIGRLLFDSKLIYDDQLAKLGEESKNRENKGDEEFDYSLLLDGLKAEREQGITIDVAYRYFSTPARKIYYCRHAGT; encoded by the coding sequence ATGAATATCGACACCTTTCTTGATACGCACGAACACAAGGACCTTCTTCGCTTCATCACCTGCGGTTCCGTGGATGACGGAAAATCCACCCTCATTGGCCGCCTGCTCTTTGACAGCAAGCTAATCTATGACGACCAGTTGGCTAAGCTGGGGGAGGAAAGCAAAAACCGCGAAAATAAGGGGGACGAAGAGTTTGACTACTCCCTGCTCCTTGATGGATTAAAGGCCGAGCGCGAACAGGGAATTACTATTGATGTTGCCTACCGCTACTTCTCCACTCCGGCACGAAAAATTTATTATTGCCGACACGCCGGGACATGA